Sequence from the Castanea sativa cultivar Marrone di Chiusa Pesio chromosome 12, ASM4071231v1 genome:
tataccatcaaatgtgagaaaaaaataaaggaaccatcgaatgtgacaaaataCATACATTTAATATCGTATACACAATGCGAGGATgataccatcaaatgtgagaaaaaataaaggaaccatcgaatgtgacaaaagtataatCACATGCGATGATGATATCGCgtaatgtgaggatggtactaTAAAATGcgaggaaaaaaataagggaaccatcgaatgtgatAATAGTACACACAGCATGTGACGTTGGACTCGCGTAATAATGAAGATgataccatcaaatgtgagaaaaaaataaagcgaaccatcaaatgtgacaaaaatactcATGCGATATTggtactacacaatgtgaggatgataccatcaaatatgagaaaaaataaaggaaccatcgAATGCGACAAAAGTATAATCACATTGTTACGACGCGTATCGAGGATGAgactatcaaatgtgagaaaaaaaaatggaaccttcaaatgtgacaaaagtacaataCACGTTGACGTTAAGATTACACAATGGACGACGCActattaaatgtgagaaaaaataatgaactaACGAATGCGTGACAAAAGATGATTACATGCGATATTAGGATTACACAATACGGCATActaccatcaaatgtgatatTTTGGTAACCTGGTATAGCAGGTTGACTACTAGTGGGTAccataccccaaaaaaaaaaaggggggtaCGCTAGAATTACCCCTAAAGATATGTATGAACTATGAAGTAAAAACTGAATAACTCACTTAGGGTTGAACCTCTATCCGGAACAATTAATTTGAAGAGGTGGGCTTTAAAACTAACTATTGTGTAATGGCAAGATACTCAAGCTAGGAAGACTTTAAACATAAAGACAAAAGGTAAACAAATAATACCTCTTTATTTATTAACTTTCCTCAAATTGGCCAAGGAACACCATTACACctatagaaaagaaatatatcAACTCAGTAATTCACAATAATTTCTCCCTTCTTAAGTTCAGTATTTTCTCAATCCCTATAGCAAGGGGGATCTTTTCCTATTTATAGTCTTATTGCTCTTATTTAGGCCTCCATTTGTAGGGTAGATAATCCTCTTGGtaagatacttgtcacatcttcctttttctctccttttgaGGCTTAAGCTAAGTAAATAATAGATTGTTGTGATACGGTTCAGAATGTTCATTTAACCATACATGCAGCATGACTGGTTGGTGCAATACATTTAATGCAAAGGAGATGCGGCTCTGTCAAAAAGCTTCCTTAAACTTCTACTTAGGTAGATCATTATTCCCTTAGCATGACTTGATAGACTCCAGTCGTCCGTTTAGGttctttaagttttttgttCTCCTCAGCTTAGACCTCAAATTTGAATCTTCCTCAGATTGTTTAGTTTGGGCCTAGGCCTCTCTGGTTGGCACTCATGTAGGCCCCCTCCAGATCCAAGCTTGGCCCATAATTCCTTGGGCTCTTGAGTGCTCATCTTGGCTCACACAAAAAGGTTTACAATAAATCATcgctaatattatttttattatatattaattacaatttatcactttaaaataaaaaatattaaaaattttgttatatggATATATCATGTATTCAATTtcctttttccattttcttatctCTTCTTTCTCATCCCAATCAAGCGTAGCATAGGTTTAAAGCTATAATAAATCTTGTGATTATTGACAGTATATTGTAattagtgtataataaaaacaatgtcaataataattttatataatttgtgAACATAATGTTACACTAATCACGATCATTCACCgcaataaatatgaaatttgttttagcactcttcttttttctttttctttttttctttttttttttaagtcaagaaccctttttttttttttgtgtgtcaaTTTCAAAGCGCACAAGATGTcaagaactcaagatttcaaatttattgaATTGGATAAGGTGATGACACTGACAGCGACACAATCCGTATCCAGATTCCAGAATTTGCTGTTTCCACTTTCCATTGTCTATATTCCTTGAACCTCTCAAAATCCCTCCATTTTCCCACACTTTCTCTCCATCCAAACACTCCAGCCCCGAAATGGCTACTCTATTATCCTCCTTACAACCCACACTTCAGCTACCCAATATCCCATcttcaccatcatcatcatcaccatcatcttcttcttcttcagtctCTCTCCTCAGCCTCAGCACCTTCTCTACCAAGCCTACAAACTCACTAACTTTCACATTATCCAACTACAAATCCAGTTTCTTGAGCAACCTTAAACCCATTTCCCTCTCACCCAGAAAAAGCCATCTTGGCAATAATGCTTCACTCTGTGTCCGAATGTCCTGGGATGGTCCACTCTCTTCAGTGAAGTTGATTATGCAGGGCAAGAATTTGGAGGTATTTGCAGTTTTGCACTAACCCCTTCTCTTGGtaccttagaaaaaaaaaaaattggggacCCTTTTCTTTGTTGCTAAGAAAAATTACAATAGAATATACAAAGTCAAAGACCCATGtcttggttgctaagaaaaataataatagaacatACATATTTCAGTTTCATGGTTTCTGTTTCTCTTTTAGTAAAAAGAATGTATATTTATTAACTTATTTATCTAATGAAGTTAGGTAGTTGTTTTAGGCTATTGTGAAACTTATAGACTTATGTATGAAGTTCTGTGAATGCATGTTGAACAATCAGAATGGGGTTTAATTTTCTCTGATTTGTTTAATGTTCATTTGGTGGTTATTATATAAATAGGACTTTGTCAAATTGATATGAGAGAATGTTTATGGGTGAATATAGTTAACTGAGACTGTCAAGAAGCATGTGGAAGAGAAGGTGGGGAAGGCAATTGCTAAGCACAGTCATTTGGTTAGGGAGGTGGATGTTAGGTTTTCAGTTCGGGGTGGAGAGTTTGGGAAAGGCCCAAGAATTCGGCGGTGTGAGGTATTGTTAATGCTACttgcttatgtatttttttgtgatttgtaaGGTTGTGTTAAATGGGTCATTGTATTCTGAGGGTGTGTTTTTGTAGGTTACATTGTATACGAAGAAGCATGGAGTGGTTCGAGCAGAGGAAGATGGTGAGACAGTCTTTGGGAGTATAGATTTGGTCTCATCAATAATACAAAGGAAGCTGAGGAAGATTAAAGAGAAGGAGTCCGATCATGGCCGGCACATGAAGGGGTTCGACAGATTGAAAGTTAGGGAGCCTACAATACAACCAATGAAGGAAAATATAAATGATGAAGAGGAAGGTGCCATTTCTCAAGAAGATGATGGAGAAATTATTGATGAGGTTGCTACTTGACCTTTTCCGTTTATctacaaatttatatattttctgtTTATTTTAACTGTTGTCCTCTTAAAAGATCAAATTTGTTCCCCTTTCATTCTAAATTTGTCATTACATTTCAATTTCCCAAATCCAGATCTTGATCTTCTTGGGCAACACTCTTATGTTACCATTCAATATTAGTATCCCAGCACTCTTATAGATTAGGATAATGCATTTCctagttgtaaaaattttgattccaGAACTTTAGATTTGAACCTTTGCTTCTATCTTTCTCAAACATTAGACTGCATTTTTACTCTAtaccaattttatatatatatgaggacTGTATATGCATATTGTTAATCTTCTTACgtaaaaattttacaatcaaATTGTAGCATAAAATTGTATTACCCTTATAAAGTGATTGGAAATTTCATCTTTCTtctcttcaaataaaaattaggcACTGCATGTTTGTCTTTAGAATCTGTGCATCAAAGGAATTGTGCCAATAATTGCAAAATATATCAATGTTGTTCTACTGGTAGTCGGATCATTCAACTGCTAACCTAGATGAGCTGTTCTTTGCCAGCACACACTTGCACTCACCCCTTGTACCTGTCTTTCAGATTGTTCGTACAAAATACTTTGATATGCCACCTTTGACTGTCTCTGAAGCAATTGAGCAACTGGAAAATGTTGATCATGCTTTCTATGCTTTCCGGAATGAAGAAACTGGTAAATactttgtcactttttttttttttaacattaattatCATAATCATCCTGGGTCCAATTTTTCCCTTGCCTTTGCACCAGGTGAGATTAATATCGTGTACAAAAGAAAAGCTGGAGGATATGGTGTTATCATACCTAAAGAAGACAGTAAAGCTGACAAATTAGAGCCCAGGGTGGTGGAAGTGGAACCAACTAGAGAACCCTCCTTGACAGACTAGATGTACCTAGCAAAGGAAGATCCTTTTTCAGAGATAATTTAACTAGCTATGTCTTCAAATCAAACGGCAATGATGTATTGGAGGACAAGGCATGCTTAGACAAACCTGAAATGTTTAAGATCAAATGAGGAAATTTTGAGATGTATGAACATGTTTATGATGGTAATTAGTTTTTGTAAGTCGAGATGCACCACATGATTTCCAACACAAATGGAGCCAGATATAACATGTAATTACTATGCAATCTGTAAATGATAATTAGCTCAGATgactctctttctttctattgTCTCTGTTTTATACCCTTCTTTTTGTCTAAACTTAAGAGGCTAAGACAATTTAAGTTACTGCTGTGCTCTCTTTTCTATACTTCCACAACTTCAAACTcatgtttttgttaaaattccAGTTCTTTATCTTATTTGATTTGTTATGCTTGAAAAGTATATTTTCTGTGCCTTGATGGGTTGCTAAATGTAGGCTTTTAAGGAGCCATTGAACTGATGTCAAAATAATCTTAATGGATTACCCTTACCCATGTCAAGAGCATCAGAAGCAGTTTTGTTTGCTTGCATAATTTTAATGTTTAGAGACTgcaaccatttttattttattcagaGTCACTATGAtaactttacaattttaattGGACATGCTTGCCTATCCAGATCATTACCTTCTGATCAATCATAAGATTCTACAATCTCAGTTCTCACAGATAATGGACTTCTTACAGTATGCACCCCATCAGTCCAAGTCAAGCTTCCAAAAGAGTATCCTGTGGTCACTTTCTGACTAGAGGAAACCCTAACAGTGAAAGAGATTGTCTTAATCATAGAATTGAAGATCAATATATGAGGTTTTACTGCTATAGTTATGCCACGCGGAGGCTCAATAATGGCCACATATCTGGAATTAACCGCTCCAACATTTGTGACAGTTCTGGTAATAGTTGTTGAATTTCCTAGGGTTGGGATGGTTATAGAAGGGAGATTTACGTCCAAAATAGAGGGTTGTTTTATGGGGCAGAATGTGGGATGCTCAGTAAGCTGGGAAATGGAAGAAT
This genomic interval carries:
- the LOC142619805 gene encoding ribosome-binding factor PSRP1, chloroplastic — protein: MATLLSSLQPTLQLPNIPSSPSSSSPSSSSSSVSLLSLSTFSTKPTNSLTFTLSNYKSSFLSNLKPISLSPRKSHLGNNASLCVRMSWDGPLSSVKLIMQGKNLELTETVKKHVEEKVGKAIAKHSHLVREVDVRFSVRGGEFGKGPRIRRCEVTLYTKKHGVVRAEEDGETVFGSIDLVSSIIQRKLRKIKEKESDHGRHMKGFDRLKVREPTIQPMKENINDEEEGAISQEDDGEIIDEIVRTKYFDMPPLTVSEAIEQLENVDHAFYAFRNEETGEINIVYKRKAGGYGVIIPKEDSKADKLEPRVVEVEPTREPSLTD